The sequence cagactcactggtgtATGGTTCTTAGACTTCGTTtgcaacctttcttaaataaaggcacaacttTAGCCTTTAGTCTGCTGTCACCTCACCCATAGCTAtaaatggtacaaatatctctgatTGAGGCCTTGCAATTTTTTCCCAGCTTCACACAATGTCCTAGCATACACTAGATcaagtcctggagatttatctgcCTTTATCCTTTTTAAGACCACCAACACTAACTCATTTGTTATGTGGACTGTTTTCAAGACATCAGTATTTATTTCTCTCAGTACCTTTTCTGCAGTAAGTACTGAAGCAAAACATTTGTTCAGTATGTCTCCTATGTCTTGTGGTTCCAAACATAGATGACCTCATTGAGCTTTCAGATGCCCATTCTCTCCCCACTTTACTTTTTCCCTTGCTCTATTTGTAAAATCTCTTCAGATTATCTTTAACCATATcggccaaagctatctcatatcccctttcttgccctcctgatttctctcttaagaatGACCCTATTGCCCATAGACTCAAGAGATTTAGTTGATCCCAGTTGTCCatacctgatgtgcttttccagtgccacactttttgactctgatctccagcatctgcagtcctcactttctccacttgcCGTAGCCTCAATATGTCTATTCATTCCATTGTTCCCAAATCCTACCAGTTTtatccttcactctaacaggaacatgctcCCTCTGAACtcctgttatctcacttttgaaagtcTCCCACTTGCCAGTtgtcctttacctgcaaacagtctATCCCTATTGGCCTTACCCCAGTTTAGAATTTTAATTTTTATACAAGGCTTTCATagttattttgaaactaatagaattatgattaatggtcccaaagtgctccccaactaATACTTCATTCACTTGCCCTATattaccacactcttgactcttatTTCCCAAGGAAtgatcaagttttgctccttctgtaATAGATACATCTGTATATTGGTAAAaagattttcttgaacacatttaacaaattcctccccatttgagcctttaacactatggcagtcccagtttgtttttgaaaagttaaaatctcctgctATTACAACCGTGTTATTCTTACACATATCTAAGATCTCGTTACGTATTTGCTGCTCAGTTTCCTGCTGACTTTGGGGGGttcctatagtacaatcccattaaggtaatcatccccttcttatttttTAAGTTCCACCCATATTACTTCATTGGACAGTTCCCCAGGAATGTTCTCTCTAAGTGCAGCAGCATGCTTTCTCTCATCAAAAGCAccactctcccttctctcttgcctccctttctattgtATAACATCTTAACCCCAGattattgagctgccagtcctgacccttgCTAGGTCATGTTCCACTAATAGGTACAATATCCCGGTCCCATGTTCCCATActtgtcctgagttcatctgctttacctGTCAGGCCATTAATaaatgaaataaatgtagtttaatttttCGGTTACTTCATTCTCTTACCTGCTATTGCCTGCCTTGCATGATTAACTTTCTGTCTTTAACTGCGAACCATCCTGAGCTTTCTCTCTATTCTCACCTCTGCTTAGGAACCATCATCCCAACTCCATATTTGATTGAGGGCTCCCAAGTAAAACTAGAAAATCTCCCTGTCAGGACTTTAGGAGCATAGACAATTTCTAAATGGAAaaaagcttcagaaatctgaggcacaaagggacttgggattctAGTTCAGGTTCAGTTGGAAAATGCAATATTAGTATTCATTCCGAGAGGCTCAAAAGAtcgagatgtactgctgaggctctggtcaggctgtatttggagtattgtgagcattTTTGGGTCCATTGTCCAGCAGGGCAGATGTGTCAGCAAGTTGCTGAAAAGTGCAAAAATATTAAGAGTTTTCAACATAAAGGTGTACAGAAAAtatttgttttctataatattCTGATGAGTTTCTGGGAAATTCAGATTTGCTGATATATTGGTCAGTAAAGTTGTCTCAAGGGTGATCAGTGCTCAGTTTCCAGACTAATTTTCACATATGTTtttaaatgggggaggggggagtggggaagcTAGTTTTTGAATTAGTTAGAAATGAAGAAACTTTATAGGCTGTTTATGAAATACAAAATATGAAGTTGGGACTTAATGTAATGGGTTTCTTTTTCTTCAGTCACTGCCTCTGGAGATGCAGCTGAGGCACTTAGAAATGCAGCAGCAACAGTTTATTCCTCTGTATCAAGAATGGCAGCGACAGTTCCAGATCTGGAAGGCACAGCTCCAAGCATATCCGAATAAagatcagctccaacagtatgaAACTCAGTGGAACCAGTGGCAAGAGCAAATGGTATCAACAAATCATCATTTCCAGGAAAGAATGGATGCTCTCAGAAATGTTCAACAGCAGTACATGAACAGTCAATCCCAGAGTTATTTGGGAAATACATCAAGCAGTCTGATGTCTCAGGCTGCACCAATGCCACCCATGGGATTGCCTCCGACACCACCAATTGCTGGTTCTTCTGTAGTTTCAACACAAGGAACAGCAACCTCACCAGCAGACCCAGCTTCTTCAGAACCAGAAAGTTCACCTGTTTCCAGGGCACTTCCGGTGGTGTCTCAGGCCCCACCATCATTATCTCAAACTCCTTTACCAGTGACTCAGGCACCTCCACCAATGACAATGGTACCCCCACCAATAACTGTGCCACCTCCACCATTGACTATGCCACCTCCGCTTATGAATATACCTCCTCCACCAATAAATCTGGCCCCTCCGCCGGTCTCTCTGGCCCCTCCGCCGGTCTCTCTGGCCCCTCCGCCGGTCTCTCTGGCCCCTCCGCCGGTCTCTCTGGCCCCTCCGCCGGTCTCTCTGGCCCCTCCGCCGGTCTCTCTGGCCCCTCCGCCAGTCTCTCTGGCCCCTCCGCCGGTCTCTCTGGCCCCTCCGCCGGTCTCTCTGGCCCCTCCGCCGGTCTCTCTGGCCCCTCCGCCCGTCTCTCTGGCCCCTCCGCCCGTCTCTCTGGCCCTTCCGCCGGTCTCTCTGGCCCCTCCGCCGGTCTCTCTGGCTCCTCCACTGGTGACTCAGGCCCCACCACCAGTTTCCCAGGGTCTGCCATCAGCATATCAGGCTGCTACCCCAGTTTCTCAGAACACTACAGTTATCACAGAACAGAAGAGACCTTTAATTCCAGCACCACATGCTGAAGTAAAAGCATCTTCTTCAAGTTCAAATATTCATAATAGTCGATTTTCGACATCTGGGATTAAGTCATCTGAGCTATTGCAAACTGGAGACCACAGGATGTCAAGGTAATTATAAGTCCATACAAATGTCTGTACAAACTAAGAGTGCTTATTCAATCAGGTGTAGTGCTTATATGTGGCTTTGTCCAGTTCCTAGATTGACACAGTTACAAGCAAAAAAATCAATTTTCCTCAACTCTTAATGCTTGGGTTTGTTTCTGCTGATGAAATTAGTGACCTACTGAAGGTGTGTGTCAGTTGTGATCTGTACATTGCTGCAATTCATTGGATTTAAGAGCTGTGAATGTGTATTAAGTTTCCACTGTAATTAACTTTGTGACCTTTGCTGTGGGTCAGAATGAAAACCAGGTCTACCCTTAATTATTGTGACTAAATGCATCTTTCATTATTCTCTGTTTTTCATGTTAGAGTTGAGTTCTGGACAAATGTCTACCTTGAGACCTTAAAGTGGCAAGTGTAGCTTTTTGAGGGACAGATAACTAACCAACATTGAATTTAACCTAGTTTTTATTATATTTGCAAATGAATTGTCAATATGACCATTAAATTATAAAATTCTGGTTTTAATTCCTTTATTAAATCTTGTTTGCGTTTATGAAAAGCAGGTTCTTTTGGTTCAGTAAATTTATTTTGGGGAGATTATTTTGGAGATGTTGCTTTATATTTTACAATCTGTAATAGGAAGGACCAAAAACATCAATGTCCTCCTTTAAAAAGAAAATGTTTAGAATGGTGCACACTAAAGCTGTAGCCTATGATTCAAGCAGTGCAGTAAAGATTTTTATACTAAATATGTTCCAGTGGATCAAAATAAGCTATTTATTAATGAATCAGCTGAAAAATGAACTGAAAAATAACTTCTAAACTAACTGTCTAGCATGCTGTGAAGTATCAAAATTAAATGATAGATGAGCTAGGATTAGttaaatactgtgtgtgacttGTGAGCAGAATTTGGTGTATTTTTTCACACAAAAAGCGACAtagacatagaatccctacagtgtggaagcaggccattcagcccaagtccacaacaaccttccaaagagtaactaaccagagccattcccctactATCCCAtgtttaaccctgactaatgcacctaatctgcacatccctgaacacactgagcaatttagcaaggccagttCATCTAGCCTGCACGTATTTGGATTGGATTGTGGAGGAAatccacagggagaatgtacaaactccacacagtcgcccgaggcaggaatcgaacctgggtccctggcactgtgaggcagctgtactagccactgagccactgttctgCCCAGACTTCATTGGTATTTGCCAGGAAATTGTTAAAAACAAACATGAGTTTAAATCATTTGTTAAAGTATTTTATATTTGGAACCCCTCCAGGTTCGATGGACCACATGGCAGAGGAATGCAAAAATTTGAAGGACCAGGAGCAAAAGGAAGTTCTCATTCACGTTTTGATTTAAGGTGCTCTCGATTTCAAGGCCACCAATTTGAAGTATCCCAGACAAGGTTCGAAGGACAAGCTTCAGGCCAGCATGTTGAGGGTGAGACTGCAAGCCAGCACACTGAGAATAAGCCTGCAGTTCCAGTTGTTGAGAGTGAACTTGTAAGTCAGTTTGTCAAGGATTCAGCTATGGGTCAGCAAGTTGATGAAGTCCCGAGTCACCACCATGAAGCTGAGGCTTTGAGTCAGGTTCCCAGTCTTGAAAAGCAACCTCCTGGTAATCGTTTTGAAAAGCAGCCTCCAGGCAATCGTTTTGAAAAGCAGCCTCCTGGCAGTTGCATTGAGAAACAGAGTTCTGGTACTCCCATTGAAAGTAAGGCTCCCAATAATCGATTTGAGAAACACGATCCTGGTGATCTTACTGAGAAAGAGGGTCAAGAGAAGGAGGGTCTGAGCAGTCGTATTGAGACGCAATGCCCTGGTACTGGCCCTGAGAAGGGGGGTCCTGGCAATCGCGCTGAGAAGGAGGGTCTCAGCAGCCATCTTGAGAAGGGGAATCCCAGCAGCCACCTTGAGAAGGGGGGGGACAGTCAAGTTGAGAAGGAAGGTCTGGGTCCAGGTGGTCATGTCAAAATGCAGGATCTGGCAACTTGTGTTGAGAAACAAGATAGTCGTTTTGAGGAGCAGCTGCCTGGTATTCGCCTAGATGAACAGGGTTCAGATAATTCCCTTATGAAGCAGAGTCCCAGTAATTGCTGTGAGGTGCAGAGCCATAGCAACAGTAATCACACTGAAAACCAGGATGCAGATAGCTGCTTCGAGAAGCAGGTTACTGGTATTGGTGTtgagccacaaggatcagttAATCGTTTTGATAAACCAAATCCAAGTAATCGCATTGAGGCCCAGGATGGTCTCATTGACTCGCAAGATCTCAGCAATCGTTTTGTGAGCCAGGGACGAGTGAATCAAAATGAAGATCAGATTCTTGAAGGCCTAGACGGCAATCGTTCTGATGGCCCAGGGAGCAATCGTTCTGATGGCCCAGGGAGCAATCGCTCTGATGGCCCAGGGAGTAATCGCTTTGATGTTCCTGGGAGCAATCGCTTTGACGGCCCGGGGAGCAATCGCTTTGACGGCCCGGGGAGCAATCGCTTTGACGGCCCGGGCAGCAGTCGCTTTGACGGCCTGGGCAGCAATCGCTTTGACGGCCCGGGGAGCAATCGCTTTGACAGCCCAGGGAGCAATCGCTTTGACGGCCGGGGGAGCAATCGCTTTGACGGCCCGGGGAGCAATCGCTTTGACGGCCGGGGGAGCAATCGCTTTGACGGCCAGGGAAGCAATCGGTTTGACGGCCAGGGAAGCAATCGGTTTGACGGCCCGGGGAGCAATCGTTTTGACGGCCCGGGGGGAAATCGTTTTGACGGCCCGGGGGGAAATCGTTTTGACGGCCCGGGGGGAAATCGTTTTGACGGCCCGGGGAGCAATCGTTTTGACGGCCCGGGGAGCAACCGTTTTGACGGCCCGGGGAGCAACCGTTTTGACGGCCCGGGGAGCAATCGGTTTGACGGCCAGGGGAGCAAACGCTTTGACGGCCAGGGGAGCAGTCGCTTTGATAGTGCGGGGCACAGGGGTCACTTTGAGGGCCCAGGCCCAGGAGGTTGCTTTGACAGTCCAGGCCCCGAGGGTCACTTTGAGGGGCCTAGACCTGGGGCGCCCTTTGATGGTCCAGGACCCAGGGGCCGCTTTGAGGGGCCTGGGATGGGGAATCGCTTTGAGGGCCAAGGACCCAGGAACCACTTTGAGGGTCAGGGTCCCGAGCAATACTTTGAGGGCCAGGGACCTGGGAATCGCTTTGGGGGCCAGGGTCCCAGGGATCGGTTTGGGGGGCAGGGACCGGGAGGCTGCTTTGAAGGCCAGGGCCCTGGGGGTCGCTTTGGGGGCCAGGGTCCTGGAGATCACTTTGGTGGCCAGGGACCAGGAGATCGCTTTGGGGGCCAGGGACCCGGAGATCGCTTTGGGGGACAGGGACCAGGAGGCTGCTTTGAGGGTCAGGACCCTGGGGGTCATTTTGAGGGCCATGGTCCTGGAGGCCAGTTTGAGGGCCCAGGCCGCGGGGGTCGTTTTGAGGGCCCAGGCCGCGGGGGTCGTTTTGAGGGCCCAGGCCGTGGGGGCCGCTTTGATAGCCCTGGCCGCGGGGGTCGCTTTGAGGGCCAGGGAGCATTCAAGGGTCGCTTTGATGGCCAGGGGGCCTCTGGGGGTCGCTTTGACAGTCATGGGGGCCCTGGAGATCATTTTGAGGGTCAGGGACCTGGAGGCCACTTTGAGGGTCAGGGCCCAGTTGATGCTTTTGAAGGCCAGGGACCTGGGGGTCGCTTTGATGGCCAGAGCCGGGGAGGTCGCTTTGATGGCCAGGGCCGGGGAGGTCGCTTTGATGGCCAGGGCCGGGGAGGTCGCTTTGATGGCCAGGGCCGAGGGAGTCATTTTGAGGGCCGGGGCCGCGGGGGTCGCTTTGAGGGCCAGGGCCGAGGGGGTCGTTATGAGGGCCCTGGCCGAGGATGTCGCTTTGATGGCCAGGGCCGGGGGGGTCGCTTTGATGGCCAAGGCCGAGGAGGTCGCTTTGAGGGTCAGGGCCGGGGAGGTCATTTTGAGGGCAGGGGTTCAAGCCTTCATTTTGAAGGCCAAGGTCCTGGAGGGCATTTTGAGGGGCCAAGTCAGGGAAGGCACTTTGAAGAACAGGGTCCAATGGCCCATTTTGAAGGCCAGGAACGTGGGGATCGCTTTGATAACCTGCATCCAGCGGCTCATTTTGAAGAGCACTCAGCTAGTCATGGGCAACATATTGATGGTTATAGAGCAACATCGCATTTTGACAGCCAGGGAGGGTCTTTTGAAGGTCCTGGTGCTTCTGAGTGGTTTGAGCATTCAGGTCAAGGGCAGCACCTTGAAAGCCAGGGACAAGGGCAACGTCTTGAAGTCTCTGGTGCAAAGTTTCATAGTTCACGGTTTGACAGCCCAAAGGGACCAAGATTAACTGGGCCCCGTGGGCATTTCCCCACTGGACCATGTGTATCTGGTTCAAGACCCAAAGGCCTTCAAGTTAGAACTGAACAaatgggacaaagtttaaaaggGCCCCAGTCTTCTCATTCATCATTAGAACAAGTTGAGGATCAAACAAAACGAGCTGGAGTCCAGGAGCAAGAGACAGCAGCTGTAGGCAAAGATGTAAAACAAAATGCTGATAAAGTATCACCAGCTTCAGTGGAACATAAAGATGAAAAAAATCTTTCCCATACACCATTGGCTGCTACAAGTCATAAAAATTCAGATTCATCTGGAACTAAAGATTTGACAAAAAGTGTTGATTCATCTAAATCACATGAAATTCAGAAGAAAGCAGACAATTCTGAGTTAGCAACTTCTTCAGTAACTGTCACTCAGGACCAAAAAGATCCAGTTGTGCAAAATATACCTAAAACACTGCCTTCCAATTCATCAGCTGCCGCAAAGGCTGTATCTGAGAAATCAGAGCCAAAAAATGTAGATACCAACAAAAGGTTTGAATCTGTACCATTGCATCCAACTAATGATCGAGCAAAAGGCCCAGAGCATCGGCAACACGTTGGCAAAGATTATTCCTCTATCCGTAAAAATGATGTTGATAGTAATAAAGATGTTCCAGAAATAAGACCATTGCTACATCACAGGATAGACATTCAGGGACATTGGCATCAGGAGGAAGGTAGATCTTTGGATGATCATTTCTCTGGACCAAGAGGAGGTCCAGCTTTTGAAAGAGAGAGAACTCTATCTTGGGAAAGGGGAAATTGGACTGACACTGGCTCAGATTTTTGGGATGAAAGAGATCCATTTAGAAGAGAGGAGTGCTCACTTCTTCGGCGACCACCTCTGCCTCATGAAATTTTAGACAGAAGGGAAATTCGAGCTCCACATCAAATTGAAGGGTTTGACAGAGGCTTTGACAGAGAATTTGACAGGAGTGGAAGGTCACGTGAACATGGTTTTAACAGAGACAATGAACATGATAGAGAATACTTTCACAGACGAGAAGAATGGGACCTTCGTGGTTCTGGAAGGGACTTTTCTCCTTTACACCCAAGGCCAGATAGATGGAGAGAGGAGCAGTGGAGGGATGAAAAGGAACGGAGCTACCATCATGAACAAGAACGGGAAATGTGGGGTCAGGACTATGCAGAGAGGCCAGACTGGAGGAGGGATGAACGTGTTTTGCCTCCAGAAAGGCTTGGATGGCAGAGGGAACAGATGGATGAAAGAAGATATCCAGACACAGACAACAGGCGGTTACCTTTTGACAATTTGCGTGAGATGCCATCACAGACTGGTCCTGTTCGTGCACCTGTTCTACCTGAACAGCCACCAGTGCCTTTCTCTGAAAAACCTATGGTAGACCAAACACCCGGCGGACAAAATATTGTTGCATTGTCAGAAAGAGAACATGAAATCATCTTAAAAGCAGCGCAAGAATTAAAATTATTACGGTAAGTGACTTTTTTTTTTGTATCGCCAATAGATTTCTCGAGAATATTGTTATATAATGTCAGGTAATAGAAACCATTGAGAAAAGGTCATGCTCTTAGCCCGTTTCCCATCACAACTGAGACAATGTAGTTCCGAGCCACTATGGTTTTAATCCATTTTAATACTCCTGAGTGAATGAGCGAGGGAAGAAGAAAGATCTTGTTAGTAAATGTGCAGATGTGAAGATTTATTAATATACTCCCATGTTTGCTGTTATTGTAATTAATTAGcctcgtgatgtttactgtacttCCTACACTTACACATTGAGAGAATACTTGATAACTAATTTGGTAACCACATTCCAGCAAAAATAGCATCTTAAGAAGACAGAACATTTTGGGTGGGGAAGATACATTGGTTAAGAGAATTACTTAACAAAAGCTTTTAAATTGCATATTCGTATTTGTTTCCCTCCCTAACAAGAATTTTTCAGGGCTTAACATAGATTGATCAAGTTCTCATCTTGTCTTCTACCAAATCAATTTATGAAATTACAGAAAACACCAAATTCACCTAaagtcatagaggtatacagaTTGCAAAcgcacccttcagtccaacttgtccttgccaaccagatatcctaaattaatctagtcccatttgccagtacttggcccatatccctcttaatccttcctattcatataccaattcaggtgccttttatgtgttgtcattgtaccagcctccaccacttcctctggcagctctttccataagcatatcacactctgcatgaaaaagttgccccttaggtctcttttatatctttcccctctcaccttaaacctttgccccctagttctggactcacgcagcccagggaaaagaccttgcccctcatgattttataaactctataaggtcacccttcaacctagGACGCTCCaaaaaaaacagccccagtctatttagtctctccctatgggtgaaatcctccaactctggcaacatccttgtaaatcgtttctgagcccttttaagtttcacaacatccttccgataggaaggaggccagaattgcacacagtagtTTAAAATTGGCCAaatcaatgtcctttacagcctcaacatgacctcccaactgctatactcaatgcactgaccaataatgaaAAGCATACCacatgccaccttcactatcctatctacctgcaactccacttacgAGGAACtctgaacttgcactccaaggtctctttgttcagcaatactccctaggaccttaccattaagtgtataactcctgctctgacttgtctttccaaaatgcagcacctcacatttatctaaattaaactccgtctacCATTCCTCGgctcattggcccatttgatcaagatcccattgtactctgaggttaccttcttcgctgtctactcatctgcaaacttactaactataccgcctatacatccaaatcatttataaatgacaatgaatccagcactgatccttgtggcataccactggtaataggcctccagtctgaaaagcaaccctccaccaccaccctttgtcttctaccttcgagccagttctgtatccaaatggatagttctccctgtattccgtgagatctaaccttgctagccagtctcccatggtgaacctcgtcgaatgccttactgaagtcttaAAGATCAGACATCACTCTGCCCTGATCAACCATATTCATTacatcttcaaaaacctcaatcatgtTCAAaccatcttcaaaaaactcagttagtgagacatgatttcctccACACAAAGTCTTGTTGACTGTTtctaaacagtccttgcctttccaaatacatgcaaatcctgtccctcaggattccttccaacagcTTGCCATCACCGAAAATAtgctcactcgtctatagtttcttggcttttccttactacctttcttaaatagtggcaccacgttagccaacatccagttttcgggcacctcacctgtagctaTCGACGGTACACAAAACTCAGCAAAGGGCCctgcaatcatttccctagcttcccatacatttctggggtacacctgatgtgtcctgtggatttatccatctttatgtgttttaaggcATCCAGCCCCACTACCTCTGTAATTTTTCAAGATGTGGAGCAATATCAAATATTGTTTTCAAGTTGAAGTTAATTATTTAAATTGTTTATTTTGTTCATTATTTTAGTCGTTCCcccaaataatttccctttgTAGTTTAGGGTTGGTTTCAACACAAGCTAGTACAAGGAAAATCTGATACTTTGAGTAATCAAAATAAATTCTTAAAAGATGTTTTATGATGCAAGACACTAAACTTTATTTATTTAGAGCTTTTTATCAAGTGCAACATTAGCATTGTTCTTTTGTTACTGGAGTAGAAGCCCGTACTGATGATCTGGAGATATTTGAATGGCTCCAGTGGTTGGAAAATTTTAACTGAATGAATTAAATAATGTACACAAAGCTAGTATCAGCAATATGACcacacaactacctgatgaatgTAAAATATGACTGATTCATGAATGTCTTTTCGAAAAAGAAATCTGTTGTCAGGCTTGGCTCATATGTGATTCCAGCTCCACATCAATTttgttgactctaaactgccatTGAAAATGGTCCAACAAGACACTAAGTTATATCAAGCTGCTTTGAAAAGTTATTTAAGATGATAAAACTGGACAAGTCACCTAACATTATCCTAAGCGTCAGACAAACAGTATCCATCTTCAGTTAATCCTACAAAGCTCCCCTCATAACATGTTGGAATTTGTGCCAACATTGGCAGATGAGTCCAGCAGCAACCTGATGAAGATTCTGAGAGTTTGACTTTCAACTATCTTTTAGACCCTAACATTATCATTTCCTGGAATGTACTGTCccaatgttaggtgaattggccatgttaagttgcccggagtgttaggtggattagtcaggggtaaatgtagggcagtgggtcggggtgggttactcttcggagggtcggtgtggacttgttgggccgaagggcctggttccacactgtagggaatctaatctaatctaatggcagGTGGCTGCTGAGGATTATGCCCTTGAGAGGGAGTgaccctgggagtcctcaacatagACATCATGCAGTACAGAGTCAATGGCAACAGTCCAATTTTGAGGAAGGAAATGTCTTATTGGTTATCACCAACTGCACTCCCCATTAAGTGCAGAATCAGTATAGTCCTCTACTCCAAACCATTTAGTAGAACCAGTGAAGGTGGCAAGAGCACTGAATATGCTCTAAGTGGAGGCGTCAATGCCCAGCCCCAAGAATAAGCTCTTTAGCTTTACTACTGGCCAAGATGGCCTAATCATGAAAGGTATAGTTGCCAGATTTACCCTGCGGCAGTGGCTTATGGAATAAATAATTACAAGGGGAAAGGTTTACTTGACCCCAGTCTTGCTGATCTGTCACAGATGCTATTATTTCAGTGCTAGTAGAAGTGACCACTTCAAGATTCTTGTGCTATGTAATATCTTACCGTTTTGGTCTAAAACTACCACTACACAACATGAAGTATGCTCAGAATAGGCCTAGCAGTTTGATGCGGTGCTATGAGGTCATGAGAATTGTGCACCTCCAGAATCTAACCTCATTCCCAGGCAAGACCGTCTTTCTGCCATTACCATGGCTCCCAAAGATGGTCCCTGGTTATTCAGATATGTTAGC is a genomic window of Chiloscyllium punctatum isolate Juve2018m chromosome 4, sChiPun1.3, whole genome shotgun sequence containing:
- the ylpm1 gene encoding uncharacterized protein ylpm1 isoform X3; the protein is MYPSWGRYGGGGAHLPYYGGAAQPPPPPGPRVPAPGMVVGVGSTLSPTTVPPPVPGAGLASNFQTLRQQHLQQMQQLQQMHQQQLQSVLQHPAHQNLPPPSIPPPPLPPHLQQPPPPQNLWDTSNTQNQLTQTNQPTQQHPDFSSVALQQQQYWYQQHMQNLQKHGNKQYGGQHEQNQNDEINQSSESVQQKADEAKTPYTTQPPLPPAPPYEAPKTQPPPPPPKEEIPPPPPPEEAKPTIQPPENPEEAERLKMLQAAAAQWQQQRIEYQQQNMMQQHNQLQQLLQQYQQLMQQIQHIQSLPLEMQLRHLEMQQQQFIPLYQEWQRQFQIWKAQLQAYPNKDQLQQYETQWNQWQEQMVSTNHHFQERMDALRNVQQQYMNSQSQSYLGNTSSSLMSQAAPMPPMGLPPTPPIAGSSVVSTQGTATSPADPASSEPESSPVSRALPVVSQAPPSLSQTPLPVTQAPPPMTMVPPPITVPPPPLTMPPPLMNIPPPPINLAPPPVSLAPPPVSLAPPPVSLAPPPVSLAPPPVSLAPPPVSLAPPPVSLAPPPVSLAPPPVSLAPPPVSLAPPPVSLAPPPVSLALPPVSLAPPPVSLAPPLVTQAPPPVSQGLPSAYQAATPVSQNTTVITEQKRPLIPAPHAEVKASSSSSNIHNSRFSTSGIKSSELLQTGDHRMSRFDGPHGRGMQKFEGPGAKGSSHSRFDLRCSRFQGHQFEVSQTRFEGQASGQHVEGETASQHTENKPAVPVVESELVSQFVKDSAMGQQVDEVPSHHHEAEALSQVPSLEKQPPGNRFEKQPPGNRFEKQPPGSCIEKQSSGTPIESKAPNNRFEKHDPGDLTEKEGQEKEGLSSRIETQCPGTGPEKGGPGNRAEKEGLSSHLEKGNPSSHLEKGGDSQVEKEGLGPGGHVKMQDLATCVEKQDSRFEEQLPGIRLDEQGSDNSLMKQSPSNCCEVQSHSNSNHTENQDADSCFEKQVTGIGVEPQGSVNRFDKPNPSNRIEAQDGLIDSQDLSNRFVSQGRVNQNEDQILEGLDGNRSDGPGSNRSDGPGSNRSDGPGSNRFDVPGSNRFDGPGSNRFDGPGSNRFDGPGSSRFDGLGSNRFDGPGSNRFDSPGSNRFDGRGSNRFDGPGSNRFDGRGSNRFDGQGSNRFDGQGSNRFDGPGSNRFDGPGGNRFDGPGGNRFDGPGGNRFDGPGSNRFDGPGSNRFDGPGSNRFDGPGSNRFDGQGSKRFDGQGSSRFDSAGHRGHFEGPGPGGCFDSPGPEGHFEGPRPGAPFDGPGPRGRFEGPGMGNRFEGQGPRNHFEGQGPEQYFEGQGPGNRFGGQGPRDRFGGQGPGGCFEGQGPGGRFGGQGPGDHFGGQGPGDRFGGQGPGDRFGGQGPGGCFEGQDPGGHFEGHGPGGQFEGPGRGGRFEGPGRGGRFEGPGRGGRFDSPGRGGRFEGQGAFKGRFDGQGASGGRFDSHGGPGDHFEGQGPGGHFEGQGPVDAFEGQGPGGRFDGQSRGGRFDGQGRGGRFDGQGRGGRFDGQGRGSHFEGRGRGGRFEGQGRGGRYEGPGRGCRFDGQGRGGRFDGQGRGGRFEGQGRGGHFEGRGSSLHFEGQGPGGHFEGPSQGRHFEEQGPMAHFEGQERGDRFDNLHPAAHFEEHSASHGQHIDGYRATSHFDSQGGSFEGPGASEWFEHSGQGQHLESQGQGQRLEVSGAKFHSSRFDSPKGPRLTGPRGHFPTGPCVSGSRPKGLQVRTEQMGQSLKGPQSSHSSLEQVEDQTKRAGVQEQETAAVGKDVKQNADKVSPASVEHKDEKNLSHTPLAATSHKNSDSSGTKDLTKSVDSSKSHEIQKKADNSELATSSVTVTQDQKDPVVQNIPKTLPSNSSAAAKAVSEKSEPKNVDTNKRFESVPLHPTNDRAKGPEHRQHVGKDYSSIRKNDVDSNKDVPEIRPLLHHRIDIQGHWHQEEGRSLDDHFSGPRGGPAFERERTLSWERGNWTDTGSDFWDERDPFRREECSLLRRPPLPHEILDRREIRAPHQIEGFDRGFDREFDRSGRSREHGFNRDNEHDREYFHRREEWDLRGSGRDFSPLHPRPDRWREEQWRDEKERSYHHEQEREMWGQDYAERPDWRRDERVLPPERLGWQREQMDERRYPDTDNRRLPFDNLREMPSQTGPVRAPVLPEQPPVPFSEKPMVDQTPGGQNIVALSEREHEIILKAAQELKLLRELQEIERVPLLPSKTDSAGITPVIQDYQNSKTGQDFYKDMSNNESSLLGPVPPENPIQSERWDTDTFHGLWDSGTEPKNPDSNYAYSEASSVSTTPLNKQPPIQKTVDYGHGREVGGGRIEQIPYGERVSLGPEPIRERMYDKDSLGPRDRYGERDQFLERRDSFLDRRDYDRERDLYRDRSMGDYEREGFERERFGREDRMSHGPPTRSSGYHNYPDSKDHFNRGGFDRPQFDRLSDRPPFDHPPGGFGGERRGYSDERIPPSAPHPSHPPPRVEKKPESKNVDDILKMPGRQSRPDRIVVIMRGLPGSGKTHVAKLIRDKEVEYGGAAPRVLSLDDYFMTEVEKVVKDPDSGKRIKKKVLEYEYEPEMEDTYRSSMFKTFRKTLDDGFFPFIIVDAINNRVKHFEQLWSAAKTKGFEVYIAEMSADNQTCAKRNIHGRKLKEINKMAEHWDSTPRHMLRLDIRSLLQDAAIEEVEMEDFDPNTEQQPQQQEEQQQDDSKKDAADDEECETGFVTKSKWEMDTSEESLDKLDGLRSSNKRKRGWHDSIAHRLEDYLQLPDDYNTRSSEPGKKRVRWADLEVEKDAERKRAIGFVVGQTDWEKITDEKGELAQRALNRTKYF